CTTCCTGACCTTTGGGTACCTTGGCGCGACCTAGGTAGAGGTGCATTTTTTGGTTGGCCGAAGGCAGCGCTTCCAGATCGTACGTTCTCATGCGGTTCAGTTCCAGCTGGAAGGCGCATGCCGGTTCCAAGTGACGATAAATGCGATCTTCCTCGAAGTTGTCTCGTGATCGGTAGGTGAAAAATTTGGGGAACTGACGCCtagagaaaggaaaaaaaaagcatttaaTACATCATCGGAATAGTTGATTTTTGTATTGAAATACTTCTTCAAGGCCGCAAATGTTATTCTTCTCACCCTGCGACTGAGCAACTCTTCGCGGTGTTGTGCACAAAACGAGCCGAACAGATGTTGCATGTGTAGGTCATCCATATCACCCGTATCTCGCAACGCAATGCTCAATATGTGAATTGCTTCCGCTGGATGACCTGAGAAAACAAAATCATCAAGATGTATATATGTGATGTTATTTCTCAAGCATAACATGGTACTAAAGCTTCATTCaattagaatccggaatcacaaatacagttgtatctcgggattggttaaaggttcAATCAAATATATTATATCAAAATGCAAATAATTTCttgttcttttcagaaaaaagtatggaaaaaataaaataaagcggccattttattccacgatctctttATGTCTGCGGTATCCCGAGTCACGTTGGGACCGTTCTTCAGTTTCCGCATGTCAATTGATCAATACTTTTCGATTGGGCAAAATTGAGAGTAATTTGGAGCATTTAGGCCTTTTCAATGGTGTTACTGAAGCACCTCTCGACTGTAGTGACATAAGTTTTAAAGAGCCAAATTCTtaacgatgtttttattactgtaTAGGTTAGATAGGGGCAATAAGACCAGGTGGGGCGTTTGGGCTTGTTATTCAACCAATGACACTTACTTCAAACAATTGTGTTAGGAATACTCTTATTGAGTATATTCGTGAAAAccgtattcaaattcaattgttttataAAGATATTGAAAGAAATCCCACACTTACTGATTATCATGAACACCATATCaacaaaatcaataaaatcaGCTTTGTACGCTTCATACTGCAATTTATGACCCTTTATACCAATTCATACTGGTAATATTTCTGAGTGTTTCCACTGATTTATTGCGCTGCACTGCCTTTTCATGTAAAAGATCAGTCCATTTTTATTGAGCGTGAATGTACGGGGCGGAATGGGCATACCTGCTCGGGGCAGGATGAccaggtattttttttaaacataaccTGTAGATATAGCTGTAAAACTTTGTAAAAGCTGTAAAATTCATAGTTGGAAATAGCTAGACGTGGAATCATGGTGCGGAATTACACAAGGACGTCCAATCTTAAAAAGTGGTCACAGACCAGCTTGAAAGCGCCAATCGAAGCAGTGAAAAGTGGTACGACATGCAGCCTTAGTTAATTGTGTCCCGCGAGAAACACTCAAACGTTGTTTACGTTGTGCAGATCCTTTGCAACTCCAGCTGTTCGGGTCATTTTGTAACGTTTTTACATTCAAGATGTGCGGGGAAAGAGGCAGATGAGCGCTATAACTTCAACTGAACGCTGGGTGCTGAGCACGGAATAAAGATTATAGAATCTCCCACAGGACATCCTATGTTGCTATTGTGGGAAACAATTCGGTTCCTCTACGAACGGCGATGGATAGAACCAATGCTATCGATGCCACTCGTGGATACATAACTGCACGGATATTCTCTGTTCCTGCGTAAACTTGCAGTACAAACATTTTGATCagattgttattttttgtacatgcaaactgaatgaaattgaatgaaatatacgtgatagttgcaaaatagaatgaattttccttttataaatttGTTACGTCAATTCCTAGCGAAAATATACTTAAAAGATTGAATCAAAtaacatggtcatattgccccgcATGGTGGCCCATTTTGCCCTGTAGTGCTCTCGATCGACGGAaatgaaacacatttttaaacgtgtaaattttccacataaactattttaaaagcatattcatacaatgtacatcgattaataaattttcaaatcgtGAGGTTTTAACATGTAGTATAATTTATAAATGATCCTACACGATTTAAGACATTTCGTTCTTAGGGGgaccatattgcccctatctaccctataAACATTTTCCTTAATTCTTTGGTTAATAAGGTAGGAAACCGATCAATCGCGGTCGACTTGATTTTAGAAGGAAATTATGACAATGTTGATGATAACATTGAATTCTTAAATCTACTCGTATATCATTTCAATTTATTCTACTGTTAATAGGAAGGGAACCAATTACTCGCAAAGCAAGAAAAGTAGGATATAAGAATATCGCGGCATTCACACACGATGATCGATAgcttcgaagaaaacatatatttgggacatgtaacaTGGTCTAATCGAGCCTAATCTGGCACATTGgcctgtcttcctctggcccgaaggaagttttctaaattcgatctggcgacaagatacacctcgcacgaccaaacaacgtgctcgatgtcgtagtaatcttggccacaaacgcagagttTGTTGACGGCAAAATAatatacgaaagagtagcgcaccTAACGAACAGTCATTGGACATGAGTTAAGAGatggtgcgaataaagtccaaACTTTTGAACCACACCTTTGCGCTGctagttagcgatggtattttaaGGACTGAaggataaaattcattgaaggcgatttgacgctgataaatgtcgccttcaatgtCATAGcatgatcggtttacccaaaagttgaaactTTGATTCTACTGGTCTATGATTCCTAGAAAAGACGTCTATCTCTGTTTTCACCGGGGAGTACTCAATCCCTACGACGGGTACCACTTCATCATCTGCTAGTTGTCTTAGGATACAATTTtctgtaaggcaattgtcaatgtcacttacgtagaagttgtacaaggAAAAAGGTTGAACATGAGTCCTGGGGGAGGttcatgtaggagacccgacttactgccgaatctccacgagaaaaattcaaatgcttCTCGCAAAGCAAGTTATGTAACATGTTATTTAATAGAGATCGCAAACCCCGAGAGTGCAATTTGTCTGAGAGAAACTCTATTGAAACCTAATGAAAGGCTCCCttcatgtccaagaatactgaagccatttgcttTTTTACGGTATAAGCCGTTTacatttctgaagaaagcaacacaCCCTTTGCACCTACAGaatccatattgtgtatctgagagtaggtaatttgtttcaacccatcgatcaaggcgaaacaatataggaggttgtgaccacattgttgacgtagaactacgctgttattttgttactgtcatgcgaaaccaaatcacacatgcaacattttcttggtgagccgatgatagcctagtttgatgattccccaaacaattgtgtagttcagaaccttaatggaatggcgtcagtttgatgtaataattgcaatgccagaaacATCAACGactaagtaatttggtcgcgtccacagctcaatccgaaacgaagacatgtgattacgcaaaacaaggaagaacaagcgatgttcattgcttcgtatctagaacgatactgaaagttttcctcagcgagatccagtatttatgctctaggcaaatattccccctcgttcttcgttcttcttcttcttcttcttctattcTTTGTCCACGGAGAATTGTAATCATTTTCCTTCGTTCACATCTTCTTCTTATATTTTGTTTATGGAGACTTtaaatttccccttcgttgatcgccgataagcTGCTTATTATAGACGACATGGGTAGGGAAGCCCGCAAataataaatgtatgggaagatggaaatgcttctagttttcatcaatttaaatcgtTCACACACAAGTGATTGTAATATAtggcataaaaaacaaatcttagggaatttccgattcgtttggtatgtaaatcgtcaaaatccgttcgcggcaaaaatagttattaacgttaactttatttcataaaaaagttttctgatttggcacgcttaatgaaagacgtagttctacgtcaaaaatatcattttctccaacaatttccgtatacaagactgcattgctattgggcggtacaaaTTGAAGTCGGTCGCGGGTTTTCCGGATTTTTGAATAGCTACTGAATGCTTGAATAGCctgagcaagagagaattctaccatagaaactcggaatcaagattgctttattcgttgaagaacgatttctcatgtttcgagtaactttccctaattttctatagacgttTCGCGTGAAAAATCTCTtatgaaatttcgccaataagcagttttttttacgtccgatcaagtttttaaattgattctcAAGAGCTAAATACGTTCGAAAATTGTCtagggttccacgtttccgaaaagctttaattgTTAATTGAGGTACGTtcgattttttctgataaagcttggaacatcgGCTATCTCACGATGAATTAGGAGACCTCCAACAAATGGTGGAAATTGGGATAGAtatcgtttgagcgcgaaccgcgctgtcatagatcaaacgagaaaaacAGTTATACGCCTAAAAAGAAGCTAAACCatttctggaattgatggctagagcaatcgcttCTACATATTCTTTTCAATCAATGTTTCTTGTGAgatcgtatgccatgtttattgattcagaagaattcaacccattggtggtAGAAATTGTGATtgacaagtgatcactaccgttggaatcctggattacattccaccaacaatctaacgatagtgaatttgAGCAAAAAGACTATAGCCAAACTCTAAAGTGTtgaacaatatttaaaaaaaaaattataccaaGATCAACCTTGACTTAGGAAGGAGTAAGCACATGTCAGCAGCTGCTAAACGCAGCTCTTGGAAATCAATACAAGCTGGTAATACAGAGGCCTTCgcttctgatgtttgcatgacaagcaacaacttcaatctctccaatagatggaaggtcaattctaaaaaatgagtggtacttATTGATCACCTcagtatctgtcatcacggttcaagcgtataatattaaaatcgtttcggacagagcaaaaatatCACAATTAATGTTATGAATTAAGAATTAACCTATCCATTTTATGGATAACTCCACTGTAAAACGGTAATATCTCTgactctatttaaattagacattgAGAGAGAAagtcattgcaaggaggggtcaTGTTTAATCCATTGTTTGTAACGAGAACCTTGATTTTATGTCCATAGCTGCGAATCCCTTGGCAAATCAAGAACCTTCAGGCAAATTTATCAGCGGATAAGAAATTTGCAGTTCTGGTGGTGGccttatagaatttcaggccTGGGATCTGTCTAAActccatcttcacgtacgtttcgtcatccattagCATGTACTTCGTCAAAATcttgttgtacaactttcgagGGCATCTTTTGGCCATCAGATTTTGCTTCAGCGTCCTGTTTGGTTGCTGGCAAGCATGAAAATCACGATGGgtagagttgtttttttttggcgatTTCGTAGTCCGATAGTCCCGGGTTTGTCATAAATgttttcaataccttcaacctCAGTCTCCAATCGTAAGTTCAACTACGATGCGTCCTTTGATTCATCCGAACAACAGTTTTACGTTCACGGATGCGTTTAAGCACATCGTACACGGTCGATTTAGGCACTCTTATTTTAGTACCTGACCACGTCGGATTTTTAGTGTGTGAACACATATTAAATTTCTCCTTTCGGCTTCCATCCAGCATaactttctcaaaacaaaagagaTCAATATGAAATTTTGAGTGTTGAAAGATATAGGTTTTccatacaatttgttgtcaatagatttcagatacgcctactacgaccgctgctataaaTTGATCAGTGATCccggattctaaatgtttcaagctgtacttaCTAGAGGTTCCTTCCGTCTCCGCGGGTCGACTGATAGGCTCCGAAAGGGACACGTTAATTGAGGTACTCATCCGACGATCCGAATCGCCGGCATACATCGCTTCCATCATCTTCGGATTGACGAACGCTGGCGATGCGAAATCCTCAAGCAGGTCCAGAATTTCATCCGAGTACTGCGTGAAATGTTCGAACGAATCGAATGCTGCCATGCAGCCTGTACGCATGAATGAATCCGTGATATTATCAATTTCAGTTCCATCTGGTAGTAACCTGAGAATGTAGAAATAGTATATTCCAACGATTCACACAGAAGAATCAAATCATACTTGTATCGATTCGGATGAGCGGTTGGCAGCAAGAACTGGAAATGAACCAACGGCACCTCTCCGGATAGCTCAAGATGTTGGAGACAAGTGAGGTCATACGAAGTATACGCGCGGCGCACATATACTTCCAACGCAGCATTGCAGACGGCTCGGTTCGAGTGATAGAAGAAGTCATGGAGAATATCGAAGATGGAAGTTTCCGACAGAATCAGACGCTGCAAGTTTTCAGGATGGAAGTCGTGACCATACATATCCACTGCCGAAAGGAAAATCGATTCCATTTGATTGTGCCGCAGTTCATAGGCCGGTTGATGGGCGGCAATCAAAACCTGGCGAGCTCGCAGCGCAACACGGGAATGATCTGCCCGATTCAGGGAAGTCAGTTCACTCAAAGTAGCCGCAAGCTCATCCGTAAGGCCCGGTTCGTTGGCCCATAGATGATCAATTAACAAAGTTACCAGGAGATTTTTCTTCGCCACCTGACTGTGTGAAAAAATTGTTCCCACCACAACGTCCATACTATCCTTGTGCTTATCTCGAATGGCAGCAACGCATTTATCATAGTGTCCATGCTGAAACTGAGATTCCACCGCGTAGTACTGGCGGAGAAGTTCGTGCACAGCTGCCTTCATGCGACCTCGAATTCCGTTGCGGTAGCGCTGTACCAGCTGTACGATTCCTTGCGTGGTTAGGAAGAACACATCCCGATCGGTGCGTTTCTGCAGGGTGGCTGCGTGCATATCGATTACGGAAGCGATTTGCTGGGAAGGAAATTGTGCCAAAACGCTGGTTATGTTGCGCTCGTACAACTGCATCAACTTGCGTATTTTCTTCTCCACGGACAAAGGTATTCGACCAGACATCGAAGCGATGACTTCCTGCAATTCCAGTAACGGGAGCGACGGATCCCGCAAGCTCTGCAtgaatttttcaatgatttctCGCAGTCTCGGTGCGTTGTAGGGATCTGGCAAGCAATAGCCAGCCAGCGTGTTCTCGAGGATTGTTTTGTACGTGGAATGAACGCGGTTCAGCTTCTCGGGAAGTTGGACATTTTCAGGTGGCAACGGCCATGAACTTTTGTAGGGCTGTGCCTTCGTAACCAGCGACGGGTCATCTAGCTCTAGATGTCCAATCAGTGAACCAGCATCCAACACGGCACCAGGGCGACGCACGAAGGAAACCGTCCCGGTTTCACTGGCAGTTAAGGTCATAACCATTTTCATAACTTCTATTTCCGCATATGGTTGGCCTTTGTTAACATGCGCTCCATCTTCAATGAGCAGATTGATGAGCTTGCCAGCCGAAGGTGAACGGAGCAGCGAAGGATCATTCTCCTTTTCGAACACGCATGTCTGATTGCCAATCACGATCCTGTATCGATCTACTTCCTCCTTCATGTAGGTGGTATAACTCGAACCATCCAGAGAGATTAACATTCCACTGTCCGAGAGACGATGAAGTTCAACCTCTCTGAAAGACCCATTCATTACCAAAAAGTACGTATTGGGGCCACTCTTTGCCGCCTGCACCTTGTAACGGACGCCCTCCGAGATTAGCTCCACGTCAATAACATTGGTCAATGTGTTAGCCGCCTGAATCTGCCCCTTTTCCATGGAAATTTTGAAACTTGTGAAGGCATCCGTTATCTTACGATCGGCTATATGCAGAGAACCGCAAACCACGCCGAGAATAATGTCCGGTTTATCGGATTTCACTCGTTCCGCAATCAGAGCGTCCAACCAGGCGGTATCGATAGTGTTATCCAGGAAGCTGTTCGTTTCTAACAGTGTGATCAAATATTCCACAGTCGTTCGGAAATCTCCACGAATCGATAGCTCCTTCAGCGCAATCACCAGATTCTCTCGGGCCTGCTGTCGATTCTCACCCCAGGAGAAACAATGCCCAAACTGTGAGTCGGCGAACTCGTGGAGTCCTCCCGATGCAGCCACGCTAAAATAACCCCAAACATTTTGGCTCGAACGGAAATTCAATTCCTGCACGGTTCCCGAGCTCGGCTTGAAACCTTCGTCCGGATTCTCCGATGTAATTCGCGCTGCGATTACATGTCCACGTGGGCGCGGTTTCGTTGCCGGATCATCAAAGTCGATCACTGATGCACCCCAAGGATGTTCCCCGTACAACAGGCGAATGTCTTTGATTCTGTACAGGGGTATACCCATACCAATTTGCAGCTGGCATGCGGGAAGGTTCACCTCGGCCACCATTTCCGTACACGGGTGCTCGACTTGCAGACGGGGATTCAGTTCGAGGAAGAAATATTTGCCTTCTGCGTCGTACAGGTACTCGACAGTGCCAGCACTCACGTAACCAACCATCTTGGCAAGACGAACGGCTGCTTTCTCCATATCCTCAAACACTTCCGGCTCGGCAATAATCGCCGGAGCTTCCTCGATGATTTTTTGATGTCGTCGCTGGATCGAACAATCACGCCcgaacaaactgattgcattccCGTACTGATCGGCCAGCAATTGAACCTCCAAATGTCTCGCACCACGTGCTAGTTTCATGACAAAAATTGGCGACCCAGGCACCTCAGCCTGCACCTGTCGAAACAAGACAGGGAACTCATCGGGGCTATCCACTCGACGGATACCTTTTCCACCGCCACCTTCCGAAGCTTTGATCATCACTGGGAATCCAATCTTTCCAGCCGCAATCAGCCCCTGTTCGGGAGTGGTAACGCAACCTCGAGCAAAAAGATCACTGGAAATCTTAATCTTCTTCCCGCTATACTGCGCCTTCAGCTCCGATCCCGACCAGGGCAACGTTGGTATTTCCGCCGTCTGTGCCACAATCGACGATGCCACTTTATCGCCCAGAGCCCACATAGCACGCTCCGGTGGTCCCAAAAACACCAAACCCTTCTTGTGCAACATCTCCGGCAGCTTGGGATTCTCCGAGGCATGTCCCCAGCCGGCCCATACGGCCTGCACCTGTGTCCTAAGCGCTATATCCACAATCAGCTCCACATTTGCGTAGTTGTTATTGTTCGATCCCCCCGGCACTGGCACGTAATGGTCTGCCATCTTGATGTACTCGGCGTTCGCTTTGAGGTCCTCCGGGGTGACCATAACGACAAAGCGTACCGCTCGTTCATTCTTGAACATCTCATACGACCAGCGCCGCACCGAACGCATGCATTTGACCGCCGCGATGCCATTGTTGGCAATGAGTACCTAAGTGAGAGAGTAGACCGGGAAAGAAACCGATTAGTTTTGTTTGCACCTGTTAAATATTCTATAACTCGATAATATTTGCTTGGTAATCATTACCGGGCAGCGGTGATTGGGTGTGTGTGATGCGTTGCTGAGTGCTGTGAGCAAAAAAAAGCTATCTGCGTCTTGATCAAGCAACACTGTCAATTACTCTATGAAATACACCGTTGAAACGAGTGTGTTGTGTTGCAGATATTGGCGATTGAAGAGCAATAAGTCGAACAACCTGCATCCCGTAATGAACACGCATTATACTTTCAATCAGCTGTGCGTGACGGAATCAGGCTCGGTTATAATATCACTTTTGTTCGccttataaaaaatcattaaaattaatCGCCTTATAACACGTATAAATTGAAAGACGTATTTGCTTGGAATATTTCGCGCAAGTAAATATACAAGCTCCTAAATTTTGCTATATTTCTATTACCAGTAATTATCAAGATCGGTATGGTTGGCGGGGTGATGGCTGCTTCGGCCGAGAAAACCTGGCAGATATCGGCGAGTTTCATGATGGAAATTAGAGTGTCATTGTGGCGAACTTAACTCCTAACTCCCCTTAACTCCGATATTTTCCTAAGACAAGTCCGACAAGGATTTACTTCAGGCCCCTAGAGCTCGCCAAACTCGGAAGTTATTCCTTATGGTGTTATTCACTCGGAGCGGAAATCTCCAGTCTTTAGTCCCAAACCAAAGATGTTTAGCTTTCCGTAGAAATGTTGGAGTGTGTCAAAGATACGCCCCCTCACCCTGCTGTTTTTTTGCCTCGCAGTTCTAGAGACTATCGCCGCGATAATGGATATATCAAACGGAGGATCCCCTTTACAACGCATACCGCGGCTGTTGATGTTTATGGTAGCAGCCCAGAGATAATACGCAGTGCATTATTTGAAATCGGTAATGGAGGTTTTAAGAGTTTATCTCTGGCCGGGTACGACAATTTGAGACCGTAGGTGAGACGGATGGGTTTGGCTCCTCCTTAGACAGATCGTTCGATGAGGGTTTGAGATGATTTTTAGAATATTTAACTGGATGGCACAGTTCTTCTTCACCTCGCCGAAATGGTGCTGGAAGTTCAGGTTGCAGTCGATAACCACTCCCAGGACTCTACGGCGGGGGAAATGGTTGATGTAAATTTTGACTCGCAATTTGAAACCTTGGTGTTTATGACTGAAGACCGCTCTCATGCGCCGAAAGTTGGAAACCTCATTCGACAAACCATTAATCGATAGCATTGGTAGCTATCTACATTTTGATGCGTGGTGTCCTGTGGGTGTTCTCATATCATCCGCATAGGTGAATACGAACTCTCCCTTTGGTAGTACTCGGAACAGGGTAGGGTGTTTAGGAAGAGGGTGAAGGCTGAGACGGAATCTTGAGGtacatcatttttttcatgaagGTGCCTGGAACTGGTGTTCCCAACTTTTAACTAGAAGGTCAGGTTTGTCGCGAGGTCGCAAGGTCCCCCGAGGTCCCGCCTACCCCCCGGTCTGCCACTGTCTTCATAACTAATGGAATTCAGATTCGGTTGCACCTCTTCTGCAGATCTGGGCCTAATATATCTACCGGCTGCGATTCTTCCTGGTTTCAGTTACCATCTCTCCAAGAGATGCGAAATAGGGGTTTGTGTTTGTGCCCACAAATTGTCGATAGTTCAACTTCCTGTTTTCGGTCAGGTAGGTGACGAACCGTCGGTTCGCTATCCGCTCTAGGGTCTTGAATGTACTGCAGTTTAAGGATATTGGCAGGTATCCTTTCACGGAGCAGATTTTCTGGCCGACTTTGGGGATGGCGGGCACAATGTCTCTATTCCACTGGGAAGTAGTGCTTCAACCAGAGGCCATTGAAGATGTCGAGCGGCGTGGTTTGACCTAACGAGAACAGCGGTTTGACCGTTTTATAACAGTTGCGGTGGGGACCGGTGGCTTGTATATTGATCCATCGTGTCACGCCTAAGTCGCGAACATTCTCTACTCGTTGTAGGTCCGAACCTCTTAACCTTTAGTCGAAAGTTATCGGCTGAACTCTTCT
The Toxorhynchites rutilus septentrionalis strain SRP chromosome 2, ASM2978413v1, whole genome shotgun sequence genome window above contains:
- the LOC129769593 gene encoding acetyl-CoA carboxylase isoform X2, coding for MLKRRASKRFVLAETGEEGSWDTTMDNDGGGIAPVKPSPPVPVINLETAVPSDGNSSNSSSVSEQSPPPVGVANSGNGNAGGNPTTELKVPSLNNVLLTESGRLKPSMSHGTGLGLERGHERDFVVSTTEEFVKKFNGTRAITKVLIANNGIAAVKCMRSVRRWSYEMFKNERAVRFVVMVTPEDLKANAEYIKMADHYVPVPGGSNNNNYANVELIVDIALRTQVQAVWAGWGHASENPKLPEMLHKKGLVFLGPPERAMWALGDKVASSIVAQTAEIPTLPWSGSELKAQYSGKKIKISSDLFARGCVTTPEQGLIAAGKIGFPVMIKASEGGGGKGIRRVDSPDEFPVLFRQVQAEVPGSPIFVMKLARGARHLEVQLLADQYGNAISLFGRDCSIQRRHQKIIEEAPAIIAEPEVFEDMEKAAVRLAKMVGYVSAGTVEYLYDAEGKYFFLELNPRLQVEHPCTEMVAEVNLPACQLQIGMGIPLYRIKDIRLLYGEHPWGASVIDFDDPATKPRPRGHVIAARITSENPDEGFKPSSGTVQELNFRSSQNVWGYFSVAASGGLHEFADSQFGHCFSWGENRQQARENLVIALKELSIRGDFRTTVEYLITLLETNSFLDNTIDTAWLDALIAERVKSDKPDIILGVVCGSLHIADRKITDAFTSFKISMEKGQIQAANTLTNVIDVELISEGVRYKVQAAKSGPNTYFLVMNGSFREVELHRLSDSGMLISLDGSSYTTYMKEEVDRYRIVIGNQTCVFEKENDPSLLRSPSAGKLINLLIEDGAHVNKGQPYAEIEVMKMVMTLTASETGTVSFVRRPGAVLDAGSLIGHLELDDPSLVTKAQPYKSSWPLPPENVQLPEKLNRVHSTYKTILENTLAGYCLPDPYNAPRLREIIEKFMQSLRDPSLPLLELQEVIASMSGRIPLSVEKKIRKLMQLYERNITSVLAQFPSQQIASVIDMHAATLQKRTDRDVFFLTTQGIVQLVQRYRNGIRGRMKAAVHELLRQYYAVESQFQHGHYDKCVAAIRDKHKDSMDVVVGTIFSHSQVAKKNLLVTLLIDHLWANEPGLTDELAATLSELTSLNRADHSRVALRARQVLIAAHQPAYELRHNQMESIFLSAVDMYGHDFHPENLQRLILSETSIFDILHDFFYHSNRAVCNAALEVYVRRAYTSYDLTCLQHLELSGEVPLVHFQFLLPTAHPNRYKLLPDGTEIDNITDSFMRTGCMAAFDSFEHFTQYSDEILDLLEDFASPAFVNPKMMEAMYAGDSDRRMSTSINVSLSEPISRPAETEGTSSHPAEAIHILSIALRDTGDMDDLHMQHLFGSFCAQHREELLSRRVRRITFAALKKRQFPKFFTYRSRDNFEEDRIYRHLEPACAFQLELNRMRTYDLEALPSANQKMHLYLGRAKVPKGQEVTDFRFFIRSIIRHSDLITKEASFEYLQNEGERVLLEAMDELEVAFSHPQAKRTDCNHIFLNFVPTVIMDPGKIEESVTKMVMRYGPRLWKLRVLQAELKMVIRPTPQSPTTSVRLCIANDSGYFLDIAMYTEVTDPETHVIKFQAYGNRRGPLNGLPISSPYMTKDYLQQKRFQAQSNGTTYVYDIPDMFRQMTERLWKEFSKARPNEDIRMPEKILLVCNELVLKGNTLEEIQRLPGENSVGMVAWRIVLATPEFPDGREIVVIANDLTHFIGSFGPQEDLLFYKASELSRERKCPRIYISVNSGARIGLAEEVKSLFKVAWEDPDEPEKGFKYLYLTTEDYSKIANTTSVRAILIEDEGEPRYKITDIIGKTDGLGVENLRYAGMIAGETSRAYEDVVTISMVTCRTIGIGSYLVRLGQRVIQIDNSHIILTGFAALNKLLGRKVYASNNQLGGIQIMYNNGVTHKTEALDLDGVYTILYWLSYIPNVRGGILPIVSASDPIDRAVGFMPTKAPYDPRWMLAGRVNPANPSEWETGFFDRGTWSEIMEPWAQTVVVGRAKLGGIPVGVIAVETRTVELTIPADPANLDSEAKTFQQAGQVWFPDSSYKTAQAIKDFGREELPLIILANWRGFSGGQKDMYEQIVKFGAYIVDGLREYKQPVIIYLPPNAELRGGAWAVLDPTINPRYMETYADPESRAGVLEPEGIVEVKFKEKDLVKAIQRLDPTCLDLKQKMNDASNNKEVQAELENQIKARVNSLLHVYHTVAVHFADLHDTPERMLEKGCISEIVPWRSSRGFFYWRLRRLLLEEYFIKQILDAQDSLSVGQAQSMLRRWFVEDMGATEGYQWENNEPVVEWLENQKKTDSTVSRNIYAVKKDAIISQIQKALEECPEIAIDAVIGLCQALSPAHRGEVVKTLSQLEFTEKEHT